DNA sequence from the Camelus dromedarius isolate mCamDro1 chromosome 24, mCamDro1.pat, whole genome shotgun sequence genome:
AGAGCCCAACTTCTCCCATACAACCAGACACCACAGTCCACGTAAGACAGCCCAACAGGGATCTCACACCCCAGGGTCACATCCCACCCCTTCCATCTCAAACAAGGCAGCACTCACCTCCGCTCACCAGGGGGTGGCTTCTTGGGGCTTGCAGGTTTGGGCAAGGCCTGAGGACCAGGCttagcaggggaaggggaggaagaagtagaggaggaagaggaggaggaagaggaggaagaagaggaggaagaggaggaagaagaggaggaagaagaggatgatgatgaagaagaggaggaactGGAACTGGAGCTGCTAGAACGCCTCTTCCGCTTGGCTGGAGTTGGCTCCTGAGGACGTCCTTCTCGAACAGCCTCCtttggggctggggcggggctaGGGACCCTGTGGGAGAAGAGTGTGTTACAAGGAGATAAgctgccccagccccaaccctACCTTCCTTGGCCTGGAGGAAcggcagtgggggaggggtgcctgAGAAAGGCCCTGGGAACTCTCCAAGCCGGGAGCTGGTGAGCGCATTGCATTCTCTGGAGAGCAGTGGCCCCAGCTGACCCAACCTCTGCTAACACAAGCAACAGGCTGGGGCCCGCAGCAAAAGGGATCAAGGTTAAACCTCAAGAATGTCCCTGATGGAGGAATAAGGCCCCTGGGCTCAGGTGTGGAAGCCGAGCTGGGTGGTCTCCTTCCTCGGAGAGGAGAGCCGCAGCTTGGGGAGGCCTCTGTGCGTGAAGGTTGGCTGGGGATGGGGCCGTcctgcctggaggcagggagagggataGGATGACCTCTGAAGATCCTTCCAGCCCAGGGAGTTCCTCTTGAGGTCTAACTGCCATCCCTCCTGCTGTAAAATTAAGTCCATTTCCTCTAGTTCTGTCCTCTGTAGAGACGGAAAACTTATCATTATCCTCTAGAGAATTAACCTTTTGAGACTTTTATCTGTcccactcctccccccaccactgcccccacccagcaTTCTCTTCTACCCCCAGCTTAAGGGTCAGGGTCCCCATACCTCCTCAAAGAGCCAAGGACCTCTGGATAgggcttctccctccccacccccaccaaccatCCCCTAAACCTTCCCCGTAGACAAATTCTAAAAGTCCCCTCACCTCTTCAGTGCTACCTCAGGTTGAGTGGGAAGGCTAGAGCCCTCCGAGTCGCTAGAACTGGagccagaggaagaggaggatgacgAAGACGATGACGACGACGAAGAGGAGGAGCTAGAGGAGGAGGATGATGACGAACTCCGCCGCTCCTTTGCTGGCTGCAGGGCAGCCACTGCAGAAGGCTGCTGGGCCCCCGTAGAGGCAGGTGGTTGCCCACCCTCTGGGTGGGACACCCCAGGGACAGGGCCAGAGAGCATGCCATTGTGGTCACCAGCAGAGGAGGTGGTTTTTGCCACCGTCCCggaggaaagagactgagacCCTGCTACAGGGGTGGTCTGGGCAAGCAAAGATCGGGATTGGTCAGAAAAAGCAGATGGCACAGGGGACCTAGGCCGATCCTGAGCTGGAGGAAGAACAGATTGTGAAGCCTGGGCCATTCTAGAAGCAGGGGAGGGAGCCCGGTCAGATGTCATCCTAGACTGGCTTGGGGCAGATGGTGGGGTTCTggagcctgggcctcctggtGGGGTTCTAGACCTGGCTCGGTCCAGGAGTGGTGGTGAGGTTCTGCCACTAATGCGCTCATAGGCAGAGAGAGGCACCCTGGGGCTGGTGAGGTTTGCACCAGACAAGGCTGGAGCCATTCTAGCACTACTGAGGTTTGCAGGGGCCAATGCTGGAGGCGTTCTGGAGCTGGCAATATTCACAGGTGCTGTGGCATGTGCAGATCTAGGACCCACCAGGTTTGCAGGGGCCGGAGCCTGGGGTGTTCTGGAGCTGGACGGATAATTTGCAGCTGTCGGGGGTGTGCCAGAGCCCGTGAGACTCAAAGCTGCCAAAGCAGCCGGGGTTCTGGCTCCTGCTAGGTTCACAGCTGGGGCTGTTGGGGTACGGGGGTCAGCGAGGTTGACAGCCGAAGGTGCCACTGCTGTTCTGGGGCTGGCCAAGTTCATGGCTGCTGCTGCAGCTGGTGTTCTTGAGTCAGCCAGGTTCACTGCTGCTGGGATGGCAGGTGTTCTGGCACTGGCCAGGTTCATGGCTGCTGCAGAGGCTGCAGGAATCCTGCTGGCAaggctggcagctggggctgtTCTGAGACTCATGAGAGGCACTGGAGCTGGAACCTGGGACATTCTTGCAGCAAGGCCGGCTGCAGACATGGACGGAGGAGGCCGAGCAGTGCCAAGACTGATGGCCGTCAGGGCAAGTGCAATTCTAGACTGAGCATGGTTTTCTGGCACAGATGTTCTTGGGTGATCAGGAATGCGAGGACCTGGACCATCCATCATGGAACCACCAGCTTGCTGGAGGACAGACATGGGTGTTCTAGAGTTGCCGAGGGGTTCGAGCATTCCAGGTGATCTACAGCGGTCGAGAGGAGTTGGTGACATGCTAGGACGACTGAAGCAGCTCATTCTGGAGCTATTGAGTGCTACCGGGGGCGTTCGAGAACCAGAATGATTTCTTGTTGCTGGAGGAGTAGCAGAACGTGAGCGATCAGAACTACTTCCAGATGCAGAACGCCTGCGGATAGCTGGAGGAGATCTTGTTAAGGACCGTTTGCCCCGAGTTGTTCGCGGAGTACGGGATCTAGAACGGCGGCGAATAGCAAGCGGAGAGCGACTCCGTGAACGCTTGCGTGGCAACAGTGGGGTTCGAGACCTAGAGCGGCGCCGAATAGCTGGAGGTGTTCGGGACCTAGATCGGCGGCGTGTCACTGGAGAGGTTCGAGAGCGGGATCGCCTTCGAGTTACTGGAGATGTGCGAGATCTTGATCTCCTGCGGGTGACTGGGGACGTTCTAGATCTCGATCTTCTGCGAGTAATAGGAGAGGTTCTGCTTCGAGATCGCCTCCTGGTTACTGGTGGAGTCCTAGATCTGGACCTTCTCCGAGTCACTGGTGGAGTTCTAGAACGGGAGCGCCGGCGAGTCGGTGTTCTGGACCTTGAACGACGGCGTGTTACTGGTGGTGTTCTGGACCTGGATCGCCTTCGACTCACTGGGGAAGCTCTTGATCGAGATCTTCTTCTTGTCACTGAGGTCCTGGACCTTGATCGTCTCCTACTGACTGGTGAAGTCCGAGACCTGGACCTACGTCGGCTGACCAGAGGTGTTCTGGACCTTGATCGCCGGTGAGTGGCTGGAGAGGCCCGAGACCTGGAGCGTTTCCACGGGGCTGGTGATGTACGTGAGCGGGACCGCTTCCGACTGGTTGGGGGTGTCCGAGAGCGGCCTCTTCGACGTCGAGAGGAGGTTCGGGAACTCTCCTGCCGGGCAGGAGACCTTGAATGGTAACCAGAGCCTCCCCTACGGCGCCGAGTTACCCGAGACCTTGACCGGCTCCGCTGTCTTCTCCGAGAGGTTGACTGAGAAGATCCGGACCTATCTCGACGTCGGGTTGTTCTGGTTTTCTCCCTCCTTGAGCGGGAACGGGACCTCTGGAGCCCTCGAGGCTTTGGTGAAGGAGAACGGCCTCTCCTTGAAGTTGTCTTTGTGCGTGGAGATGAAGCTGAACGGCGCCGGCGTGAGGATCTCGACTTTTCCGCTGGCTCTGGGGAAGAAACTGAAGGACTCCTTCGGCGTCTCGGGGGAGTTCTAGAGCGAGTCTCTGGTGAGGACGATGCAGAGCGGCTTCTACGGGAGAGTCTGGTCTTCCTAGTCAGCTCAGGAGATGATCGAGAGCTGCGACGGCGAGGTGGAGTGCGAGACTTGGTCTTGGGCTCTGGTGACAACCTAGAGCTTCTTCTAGCAGTTCTGGATTTGGGAAGGTGTTCTGGAGAGGACTCAGAACTGCTGCTTCCTTCAGGAGAAGGGCCTCTGCCTTTGCTTGATGAACCAGATCTGCTTCGTCTAGGAAGGACCCGAGGGGCAGGAACCTTGTGTTCAGGAGAGGAATCAGAACCACTCTGCGCCCTGGGTGCTGCTCTTGGCTTATCTTTAACTTCAGGGGATGAGCCAGACCTACTATGCTGAGGAGAAGGCCGGGATTTGCTGTCAACCTCTGGAGATGATACTGAGCGACTCCTCTGTCTAAGTGGCACTCGTGTCTTAGCTTTAGAATCCGGGGAAGAGTCTGATTCACTTCCCTCCTGAGGGGATGCACTGGGTTTCCCATCAAGTTCTTGAGAAGATCCAGACAGACGTCTCTGCCCAAGAGGAGTCCTAACCACAGTCTTTTGTTCAACTGATGATTCTGAACCACTTCTTTCTCTCTGGGGGGTAAGACACTTGTTGTTGAGTTCTGGGGATGATGGAGAACGACTCCTTGGCCTAGGAGTCTGAGGCAAAGCCTTTGGTTCTGGAGAGGAATCACATTCACTTCTTCCCCTGGATGGTGTTCTAGGTATATCTTTCATTCCAGGAGAGGACCCAGATAAGCTGTGCCTTGATGGAGTCCCAGACCCATCTCTAAGGCCTGGGGAAGACCCAGACCTGCTTCTCCTTGAGGGGGTTCTGGGTAAACCATCTTTCAGTTCAGGAGAAGATGCAGAAGTACTTCTTTCCCTTGAGGGTGTTCTGGGTATAGCATCAAGCACTGGCGACGAAACACTTTGATTTGAGGACATTCCTGCTTTTTCCACTGCATCTGGGGATAACTCAGAACTGCTGTGTCTGGAGGACCTTGTTGATTGTTCTTTCATGTCTAGAGATGGTTCTGTCTCTAGCTGATTAGGAAAAGGTCCATGCAAATCTTCTTTAACCTCAGGAGAAAATCCAGTATTCATTTCTGCAACAGGACCTGAGTTTTTAAATTCTAAAGGTGATCCAAAGCTATTCTCCCTGGGAGGGGAGTTAGACAGTTCTTTACGTTGTGGAGAAAAATGTGGCCCACTCCAAGTTGAGGCCACTGCAGGGACTTCTTCCAAAGCCACCTGCGACTGGCTTTGGTCAAGAGTCAAAGACACAGCAGGCCTTTCTTCTATTTCAGATGATTCAAAGTTACTTCTAGCCATTTCTTTAAGTTCTGGAGACAAATGGGGCAGGACCTGATTTGATGATTCTTCAGATTTCTCTACCACCTCCATTAATTCCTCATCTTGGCTTGGCTTAGCTAAAGCACTACTTTGGTCTCTTGTATCTGGAGATGACCCAACACCACCGCTTTCCCTTGATGGTGTTCTAGGGGTGTCTTTGAGTACTGGTGAGGACTCAGGCCTATCCTGCACCAAAGGAGGACTCAATTTGTCTTTTGGTCTTGGAGATGATGCAGTAACATCTTCCTGAAGGAGTAAGCCAGCATTCTCTTTAGATTCAGAAGGCTCCAATCTACTCTGCCCCAGAAGAGACTTAGAGTCCATTGCAGGATATGGGGAAGAGTCAGACTGAGACCTACTCTGCTCAGGAGACATTCCAGATTTCAGCCTAGGACTTGCTGACAATTCACTTCTATCTTGTCTTGTTGGAGATCTGGGTGCCAGCTCAGTGATTGGAGATGAGGACCTGGACTGGCCACCCTTAGGAGGTGTTTGAGATTTGCTCTGCAGAGATGGAGATTCAGAATGACTCTGTCTCATTTCTGGACTTGAAATACCCAATCTAGGGTCCGGTGAAGTTGAAGATTGTCCTTTCTGTTGCAGAGATGAGGAACTGAAATAGCTCTCTCCAGGTGGTGTGCTAGACTTTACTCCTGGACAGAGGGAGAAGGATCCAGAGCAACTTTGTGCTGGTGAATCTTCAGACTtctcttgggaacacaatgactTTGACCCAGGAAGGTTATGCCCTGGTGGAGTCTGGGGCTTCACTTTGGGGCATGGAGAAGTAGACCCTGAGTGACTCTGTCTTAGTGGTGTTCCAGGTTTCACTTTGGTATCTGGAGAGGAGGATCTAGAATGGCTGTGTCTTTGCAACAATCTAGATTCCACCTTGGAGCAGGGAGACTCTGATCTGCTTTGCCTTGGAGGTGTTTTAGATGTTACTCTACTAGGACTTGGTGAAGAGGAGCCAGACTGGCTTTGGATTGGTGATGTTTTCGCCTTCACTTTGGGTTGTGGAGATGACGATCCAGATCTGCTCCGTCTTAGAGGTGTGCTAGATTTCACTCTAGGAGACGACCCAGAGCAGCTATGTCTCAAAGGGGTCCTAGACTTCACCTCAGGGTCAGGCGATGATTCAGAACGGCTCCGTCCTTGTGGTGTTGAAGATTGTTCATTTGCCTGAGGACTTGTTACAGACCCTTGCTGCAGGGGTGTTCCAGATTTCACTTTAGGATGAGGAGATGAACTGGAATGACTTTGTCTTGATGGTGTTTTAGATTTCTGATTAGGAGGCGGAGAAGAACCAGAGCGACTTCGCCTTAGTGGTGTTCTAGATTTAGCTTTAGGCTGGGATGACCCAGAGCGACTGCGCCTTGGTGTCTGAGACTTTTGTTTAGGGCGTGGAGAGGACCCTGAAAGACTTCGCCTCAAAGACAAGCGGGATTTTGGTTTGGACCTTGGTGAAGAGAGAGACCTGCTCCGCCTCGAAGAAACTCGAGATTTTTTCATTTCTGGGCTTGAGTTGGACCTGCTCCTCTGTGACGTTCTAGATTTGTTCTTCCGCTCCGATGATGAACCAGACCTGCCTCTTCTTTGTGGTGTTCTAGAATGGGATCTTCCCCGTCTAACTAGACTTCTACTACGGGATCGTCCTCGTCTTGCTGGTGTCCTAGATCGAGATCTCCCTCTCCTGGCTGGGGTTCTAGACGGTGACCGACCACTTCGTCTGGCCGGGGTTCTAGACCGTGACCTGCCACGTCTGGCTGGGGTTCTAGACCGAGACCTGCCACGTCTGGCTGGGGTTCTAGATCGAGACCTGCCACTTCTCCTGGCTGGTGATCTACTACGAGACCTCCGTCGTACCGGTGATCGGGTCCTAGATCTGCGCCTAGCAGGTGTCCTAGACCGAGACCTGCCCCTCCGGGCTGGTGTTCTAGACCGAGACCTGCGCCTAGTGGGTGTTCTAGATCGTGATCTCCGTCTAGCGGGTGTCCTAGACCGAGACCTGCCCCTCCGGGCTGGTGTTCTAGACCGAGATCTACCCCTAGTGGCAGGGGATCTAGAGTGTGACCTCCCTCGCCTTGCTGATCTAGACCTGCCTCTTCTCTGGGTATTTCTGCTCCTGGACCAGGCTGGTCGCTGAGGAGACCTAGAGCGGCCACGTCGCTGAGGACTTCTAGATCGTCCCCACCTCTGTGCAGACCGGGACCTACGCCACTGAGGGGACCGGGACCGAGAATGACCTCTCTTAGTAGGGGTTCGAGACCTAGATCTCCCCCTCTTAGTGGTGGTGGGGCTACGGGACCTTCCCACCCTACGAGGAGTATGAGAATGTGACTTATCCCGTTTTGTTCGGCCATGTGAGCGACTCTTGGATGCAGGAGAAGAAGAAATCTCTCGGCGGGACCCTGGAGCTGGTGTGGGTTTAGGGCTTTCAGGGGAAGAGCTGGCATGCCGAGAAACTTTGGTAGGTTGAGGGGATGGTGGGCAGCTCTCTGAAGAAGACTGGGGAAGTTTCTCAGGAGACTTAGGTGGTGAATGTCCCTGAATAGGGGAAGCCTCAGATGGGGGGTTCACTGGCTCCTGACTTAAGGGGATAGCTGCATGGGGTTGTGGGGAGCCGCCATGTTGCTCAGCAAGGAGCGGAGTGGGAACAGATGGTTCTGGCCCTGTGCTGCTCCTTTCCGGAGAGGGACTAGGTCGAACTGCAGATTTCTAAGAGTAGAAAAGAGAGTAGGGATAGGGGTATGTAAGCACCAAAACTTCTTCACCCCTGTAAAATCCCAACACCCTTTTCAATGAAACTTTTCCTCCACACATCCCATCATACTAACTGATCCTTTTCCTCACCACAGGCAGTCATTTTCATTCAATAACAAGAGATCACAgagcacaaaaaagaaacagaagattcgGATCTCAAGAATTTTacagactaaagaaaaacagaatgtgCTACATTTCACAAGATAACCATATAATGCTGAGTGCAgaaaaaaggttattttaaaattttaaaatgaagacaaagtAATTTCCCCAAATGGCTGACTTCACTCTTAAAAAACAACTactgaagtaaaaaaataaagacaaagactTGAAAACATGATTTATGTGACTCTAAAAACGAAGATGACatacaggaaaatataaaaaaagaaaaactcacaaaAGCCTTAAACATAAGTCAAGAATGGTAAGAAGCAAATTAAGTTTCTCAGGTGATTCAATTTATAGTTTGGAAAAGCAACTCTGGATAACATGGGAAACAGACAGGAGAGCTACAAGTTTAgcaaagaacaattaaaaatatactgtTATAGTTGAGGGAAGAAAACACGATTAGGGCTTAAATTAGAATAACAAGTATAAAAGAACAGGTACTGAAAAGACCTTTCTAAAGTAGTATTTTCAGACTGTAAGCAGCAACGGTTGagttgaaaaattttaatgagacACAACCAGCACTTAATGAAACAGATACTAGAGACATGGTAAGCAGTAAAGttgaatgtttataaaaatttttttgttcaaGTTCTACCTAGGTACACATATAAACAGAATAGTGATGAAAAACCTATTATATCCAATTAAATTTGAAAGCCACAATTCTGAAAGATTTGCAGATGCAAAAAAGAACTTTATGAATAACTGAGAGAAGAatgcagaaaacaaaactgatttcatttctcttaatcagctcttccttctttccttcacttcGAACACCTATCCTAAGTCCACACCCTGCAACCTAATGAACAACCATCAACTGGGGAACATACCTCCTTGTCTTTATCTTTGTCTTCATAAGGGCTGCTAGGCTTTGTAAAAGGCTCTGGGCTACTAGGCTGTCCTGTGTTGGTGGTACCTGGTTCCCTGGAAGGGGCATCTCCCTCCCCTCGACGCCCAGAAGCAGGGGAAGGACTTCGCCCAGTCAAGGTAGCTGTATGAGTTTTAGCTGCAGCACTTCGAGACCTGAGGGAGGTAATtgaggatgggaggagagaaaggaaatcagTTCAGGGGAGCACAGGAaaaccccctccccagctcccttccACCTTTCCTGACTACAACCCTTTTCCAAAAAGCCTTCTCTCATTCATAAGATTCAAATCCCTCACATCGAAATTTAAGTCCAGTTCACTTTGTTCCTTCTCTTCTCAACAATTCCCCCAAATGTTCTCCCTCTACCCCTTTATCACCCCTTTATCTTCAcctcccccaaacctccccaaacCCTCCACCCAGTCCATTCCCTACCCACTTCATTTACAACTCACCTCGGAgcccacctccttcaggaagcct
Encoded proteins:
- the SRRM2 gene encoding serine/arginine repetitive matrix protein 2 isoform X1, whose translation is MYNGIGLPTPRGSGTNGYVQRNLSLVRGRRGERPDYKGEEELRRLEAALVKRPNPDILDHERKRRVELRCLELEEMMEEQGYEEQQIQEKVATFRLMLLEKDVNPGGKEETPGQRPSVTETHQLAELNEKKNERLRAAFGISDSYVDGSSFDPQRRAREAKQPAPEPPKPYSLVRESSSSRSPTPKQKKKKKKKDRGRRSESSSPRRERKKSSKKKKHRSESESKKRKHRSPTPKSKRKSKDKKRKRSRSTTPAPKSRRAHRSTSADSASSSDTSRSRSRSAAAKTHTATLTGRSPSPASGRRGEGDAPSREPGTTNTGQPSSPEPFTKPSSPYEDKDKDKEKSAVRPSPSPERSSTGPEPSVPTPLLAEQHGGSPQPHAAIPLSQEPVNPPSEASPIQGHSPPKSPEKLPQSSSESCPPSPQPTKVSRHASSSPESPKPTPAPGSRREISSSPASKSRSHGRTKRDKSHSHTPRRVGRSRSPTTTKRGRSRSRTPTKRGHSRSRSPQWRRSRSAQRWGRSRSPQRRGRSRSPQRPAWSRSRNTQRRGRSRSARRGRSHSRSPATRGRSRSRTPARRGRSRSRTPARRRSRSRTPTRRRSRSRTPARRGRSRSRTPARRRSRTRSPVRRRSRSRSPARRSGRSRSRTPARRGRSRSRTPARRGRSRSRTPARRSGRSPSRTPARRGRSRSRTPARRGRSRSRSLVRRGRSHSRTPQRRGRSGSSSERKNKSRTSQRSRSNSSPEMKKSRVSSRRSRSLSSPRSKPKSRLSLRRSLSGSSPRPKQKSQTPRRSRSGSSQPKAKSRTPLRRSRSGSSPPPNQKSKTPSRQSHSSSSPHPKVKSGTPLQQGSVTSPQANEQSSTPQGRSRSESSPDPEVKSRTPLRHSCSGSSPRVKSSTPLRRSRSGSSSPQPKVKAKTSPIQSQSGSSSPSPSRVTSKTPPRQSRSESPCSKVESRLLQRHSHSRSSSPDTKVKPGTPLRQSHSGSTSPCPKVKPQTPPGHNLPGSKSLCSQEKSEDSPAQSCSGSFSLCPGVKSSTPPGESYFSSSSLQQKGQSSTSPDPRLGISSPEMRQSHSESPSLQSKSQTPPKGGQSRSSSPITELAPRSPTRQDRSELSASPRLKSGMSPEQSRSQSDSSPYPAMDSKSLLGQSRLEPSESKENAGLLLQEDVTASSPRPKDKLSPPLVQDRPESSPVLKDTPRTPSRESGGVGSSPDTRDQSSALAKPSQDEELMEVVEKSEESSNQVLPHLSPELKEMARSNFESSEIEERPAVSLTLDQSQSQVALEEVPAVASTWSGPHFSPQRKELSNSPPRENSFGSPLEFKNSGPVAEMNTGFSPEVKEDLHGPFPNQLETEPSLDMKEQSTRSSRHSSSELSPDAVEKAGMSSNQSVSSPVLDAIPRTPSRERSTSASSPELKDGLPRTPSRRSRSGSSPGLRDGSGTPSRHSLSGSSPGMKDIPRTPSRGRSECDSSPEPKALPQTPRPRSRSPSSPELNNKCLTPQRERSGSESSVEQKTVVRTPLGQRRLSGSSQELDGKPSASPQEGSESDSSPDSKAKTRVPLRQRSRSVSSPEVDSKSRPSPQHSRSGSSPEVKDKPRAAPRAQSGSDSSPEHKVPAPRVLPRRSRSGSSSKGRGPSPEGSSSSESSPEHLPKSRTARRSSRLSPEPKTKSRTPPRRRSSRSSPELTRKTRLSRRSRSASSSPETRSRTPPRRRRSPSVSSPEPAEKSRSSRRRRSASSPRTKTTSRRGRSPSPKPRGLQRSRSRSRREKTRTTRRRDRSGSSQSTSRRRQRSRSRSRVTRRRRGGSGYHSRSPARQESSRTSSRRRRGRSRTPPTSRKRSRSRTSPAPWKRSRSRASPATHRRSRSRTPLVSRRRSRSRTSPVSRRRSRSRTSVTRRRSRSRASPVSRRRSRSRTPPVTRRRSRSRTPTRRRSRSRTPPVTRRRSRSRTPPVTRRRSRSRTSPITRRRSRSRTSPVTRRRSRSRTSPVTRRRSRSRTSPVTRRRSRSRTPPAIRRRSRSRTPLLPRKRSRSRSPLAIRRRSRSRTPRTTRGKRSLTRSPPAIRRRSASGSSSDRSRSATPPATRNHSGSRTPPVALNSSRMSCFSRPSMSPTPLDRCRSPGMLEPLGNSRTPMSVLQQAGGSMMDGPGPRIPDHPRTSVPENHAQSRIALALTAISLGTARPPPSMSAAGLAARMSQVPAPVPLMSLRTAPAASLASRIPAASAAAMNLASARTPAIPAAVNLADSRTPAAAAAMNLASPRTAVAPSAVNLADPRTPTAPAVNLAGARTPAALAALSLTGSGTPPTAANYPSSSRTPQAPAPANLVGPRSAHATAPVNIASSRTPPALAPANLSSARMAPALSGANLTSPRVPLSAYERISGRTSPPLLDRARSRTPPGGPGSRTPPSAPSQSRMTSDRAPSPASRMAQASQSVLPPAQDRPRSPVPSAFSDQSRSLLAQTTPVAGSQSLSSGTVAKTTSSAGDHNGMLSGPVPGVSHPEGGQPPASTGAQQPSAVAALQPAKERRSSSSSSSSSSSSSSSSSSSSSSSSSGSSSSDSEGSSLPTQPEVALKRVPSPAPAPKEAVREGRPQEPTPAKRKRRSSSSSSSSSSSSSSSSSSSSSSSSSSSSSSSSSSSSSSTSSSPSPAKPGPQALPKPASPKKPPPGERRSRSPRKPIDSLRDSRSLSYSPAERRGSSPQPSLRDQQSNSERGSRRGQRGDSRSPGHKRRRETPSPRASARHRSSRSP